Below is a window of Aeromonas veronii DNA.
CCATTATTCATTTGCGGCGACGTCAGGAGCGGTCACGCCAGCAAGTGGCGCCATGCCAGCTCCAGTTCACACGTACAACAGCCGGAGAGCTTACTGGGCCGGCGGGGTGTAACCTTCGATCTGCACTTCACCCGCGTCAAACAGGTAGCTGACCATCTCTTTTTCCAGCAGTTGGCGATGCTCAAGATTCATCATATTGAGCTTTTTCTCGTTGATCAGCATCACCTGCTTCTTCTGCCACTCGGCCCAGGCTTCCTTGCTGATGTTGTCAAAAATCCGCTTGCCGAGCTCACCGGGATAGAGTTGAAAATCCAGACCCTGGCCCTCTTTTTTCAGGCGTTGGCAAAATACAGTACGGCTCATGTTGACCTCTATGGTTGTAACTCTGGATAGGCGAGCAGACGGGCCGTGGCGGCCGCCAGCCCCACCTCGGCAGGATGGCGTAAGTTATACCAGAGTCGGTTATCTGCTTCCATGAGCCGCAGCGGCTGCGCCTCATCAATGTCAATCAGCAGCGGCTGAATATCGAGATGGAAGTGACTGAAGGTATGGCGAAAACCAGCCAGCTCCCGATAACCGTGATGGCTCAGGCCAAGGGACGCCAGCAGACCATCCACCTCCGCCAGAGAGGCCACCTGCGGGAAGCAGTAGAGCCCGCCCCAGATCCCCTGCGGCGGCCGCTTCTCCAGCAGCAACTCATCGCCATGACGGATCAGCAGCATGATGCCATCGCGAGCCGGAATGCTCTTCTTGGGCTTGCTGTTGGGGTAGACGGTGGGTTTGCCTTGCGACAGCCCCTGGCAATCGGCCCGCACCGGACAGCGATCACAGGCAGGCTTGCTGCGGGTGCAGATCGTGGCCCCGATATCCATCATCGCCTGGTTGTAGTGCGCCACACCCAGCTTGGGAGTGAGCCGGATGGCGATCTCCCACAGCTCGTTCTCCACCTGTTTTTGGCCGGGCCAGCCCGGCAGCGCCAGCCAGCGGGTGAGTACCCGCTTCACGTTGCCATCAAGAATGGCGTGAGGCTGACCGAGGGAGAGCGACAGCACGGCCCCGGCGGTAGAACGACCAATCCCCGGCAGCGCCATCACCTCATCAAAGCGCTCGGGAAAGAGGCCGTGGTGGTGATCGCGGATCTGCTGGGCCGCCTTGTGCAGGTTGCGGGCCCGGGCATAGTAGCCAAGCCCGGTCCAGTGGTGCAGCACCTCGTCGACGGGGGCATCGGCCAGCGCCACCACATCGGGGAAGCGCGCCATAAAACGCTGGTAATAGGGGATCACAGTAGCGACCTGAGTCTGCTGCAGCATGATCTCCGAGACCCAGACCCGGTAAGGGGTCTTCTCCTGCTGCCATGGCAGGGTTTTGCGGCCATGAAGCTCGTACCACTCAAGAACCCGGCTTGCGAAGGTTGATTGATTCACGTTGTTCTCATGTCGTTGATATAAGGGGAACTCTGCGGTTCCTTCGGCTCATCTGACCTGCGCGGGCATGAAAGTCATCCCGCAGGTGCGGCAGCGTAAGGCCTCGTCACGCCCAAGTCAAAGCCGCGCTGACTGGCGCTGCAGGCAGGTGGTGGTCAGGCAGCAAAGCGGTAACAAAGACGATATACTCGGCCCCACGATTGTTGACGGGAGAGACGGTTTGCAGACTTATCTGGTTGGGGGCGCAGTGCGGGATCGCCTGCTGGGATTGCCGCAGGGCGACAGGGATCATCTGGTGGTTGGCGCCACCGTAGAGCAGATGCTGGCGCTGGGTTTTACCCAGGTCGGTCGTGACTTCCCGGTGTTTCTCCACCCCAAAACCCAGCAGGAGTATGCCCTCGCCCGTACCGAACGCAAACAGGGTCAGGGCTACACCGGCTTTGTCTGCCACGCCGCCCCCGACGTGACGCTCGAGCAGGATCTGCTGCGCCGGGATCTCACCATCAACGCCATCGCCGAAGATGATCAGGGCCAGCTTCATGATCCCTACGGTGGCATTGACGATTTGCAAAAACGGCTGCTGCGCCACGTCTCCCCTGCCTTTGCCGAAGATCCGCTGCGCATCTTGCGGGTCGCCCGCTTCGCCGCCCGCTTCCACGCTCAGGGCTTTACCATCGCGCCGGAAACTCTCGCCCTGATGAGCGAGATGACGGCCGCTGGCGAGCTGGCCCACCTCACCCCGGAGCGGGTCTGGAAGGAGCTGGAAAAAGTGCTGCTGGGGCCGACCCCGCAGATCTTTGTCGAGGTGCTGCGCCAATGTGGCGCCCTCAAGGCGCTGTTTCCCGAAATTGATGCGCTGTTTGGCGTCCCTGCCCCGGCCAAGTGGCACCCGGAGATCGACACCGGCATCCACACCCTGATGGTGCTGGAGCAGGCGTGCCGGATCTCCCCGGAATTGACCGTCCGCTTTGCCGCCCTCTGCCACGACCTTGGCAAGGGGCTCACCCCCAAGGAGTTCTGGCCAAGCCATCACGGTCATGGCCAGAAGGGGCTGCCGCTTATTCGCGCCCTGTGCGAGCGGTTCCGGGTTCCCAACGAGTGCCGGGATCTGGCGCTGCTGGTGAGCGATCTGCACACCCACATCCATATCGCCTTTGAGCTCAAGCCCGCCACCCTGCTCAAGGTGTTCGACAAGGCTGATGCCTGGCGTCGCCCCGAGCGCTTTGCCCAGCTGCTGGATGCCTGCCGCGCCGACTTCCACGGCCGCACCGGTTTCGAGGAGCGGGTCTACGCCGAGCCGGACTATGTGGCCGAAGCGCTGGCAGCCGCCCAGGCGGTGCCGGTGAAAGAGATAGTGGCGGCCGGTTTCAAAGGGGAAGAGATCAAGGCGCAGCTGGCCAAAAAGCGGACCGATGCCATCAGCCGGGTCAAGGATGAGTGGACCTTTATCGAAGAGTAATCTCGGCCCCATAACAGACGGCCGCCCTGATGATGAGCTCTGCAAGGAGGGCATCGCCAGGGCGGCCGTTTTGCATCCAGGTTTACATAGGAAGGGGAGTCAGCCCCCTTCTGATGCCGTTATGCCGGACCAATTCGTTCCATCAGGCTCATATGGGATGAGCCATCGTGGCGCTTGAGGTTCTGGCGATACTCGAACTGGCGCTGGCTCTCCTGCTTGAGCCCCAGCATCAGCGAATAGCACATCGCCAACATGATCACCGAGAAGGGCAGCGCCGCTATGATGCTGGCCGCCTGCAAGGCTGCCAGGCCGCCAGAGACCAGCAGGATGGCGGCAACCAGCCCCTGCCCAAGACCCCATACGGCGCGGTGCAGTACCGGCGGCTCCTGATCACCGATGGAGAGCAGGGTGGTGATGACCAGCGTACCCGAGTCACTGGAGGTGATGAAGTAGGTGCAAATGAGCAGGGTCAGCGCGGCCTTGGCGATCCAGCCGAAGGTATCCCAGTGCAGCAGTTCGACCGTCTTGTAAAGCGCCAGCGTCACATCCTGATTGACCGCAGCAACCACGCCGCCACCGCCAAACAGCTCCAGATTCATCGCCGTACCACCAAACACGGTGAGCCAGAATATGCCGAGCAGCGAGGGTACCAGCAGCACGCCAAGCACAAACTCGCGAATGGTACGCCCCTTGGAGATGCGGGCGATAAACATGCCGACAAAGGGCGCCCAGGCAATCCACCAACCCCAGTAAAACGCCGTCCAGCTCGACTGCCAGGCCGAAGTGCCGTTGGCTTCGGTGTTGGTCCAGAAGCTCAGTTTGACGATGTTCTGCAGGTAATCACCGATGTTCTGCACATAGGCGTTGAGGATATAGGTGGTCGGCCCCAGCACCAGAAAGAGTGCGAGTACGAAGACGCTCAGCCAGATATTGAGCTCGGAGAGGATCTTCACTCCACGCCCGACCCCGGAAACCGCCGACAGAGTGGCGATCAGGCTGATACCGCCAATCAGCCAGAGCTGGTTGGACTGCGACACCGCCATACCAAACATCTGGTTGAGGCCGGTATTCATCTGGGAGACCCCCAGGCCAAGGGAGGTCGCCACCCCGAACACGGTACCGAACACCGCCAGCACGTCGGCGGCATGGCCCCAGAAGCCGTAGATGCGATCGCCAAGCAGCGGATAGAGCACGGAACGAATGGCCAGTGGCAGCTTGCGCCGGTAGCTGAAGAAGGCCAGCGACAAGCCGACGATCACATAGATTGCCCATGGATGGAGGCCCCAGTGGAAAAAGGTGAGGCGCATGGCGATCTGGGCCGCTTCCGGGGTCATCCCTTCGGTAATGAACGGATTGCCCTGCAGATGGTTCATCGGCTCGGCGATGCTCCAGAACACCAGACCGATACCCATGCCTGCGCTAAAGAGCATGGAGAACCAGGCGAAGTAGCCGAACTCCGGTACCTGGTCGTCGTCACCCAGCCGGATGCTGCCAAAACGGCTGAACATCAGGTAGACAGCGAAGAACAGGAACAGGGCGACCACCAGAATGTAGTACCACTTGAACCCGGCAATAATCTGATCCTTGGCACCGACAAACCAGGCGGCCGCGGTATCGGGAACAAATACGCCAAACAGCAAAAACAGGGTGATCACGGTGAGGGCCGTCATGGCCATGGTGGGGTTGAGGCCTTTCAATAGCCCTTTGCTTGCTCGCATCCAGCCTCCTTAGTCGTTGTTGAAAAAGTCTTCGCCCACATGATCACCGGCACCGCCGATGGCACGATAGACCAGTTTGCCGGCCGCCTGTTCGCGGTGATCCACCAGCGAAACCGAGGGCTGGCCATTCACGGCGTGACGCTTGCCAAGGAAGATGGCCATGGGGACACCCAGATTGGAGATACCGCTGGTGATCCAGAGGCGGTTGAAGTCGTAAGAGCCACCGATGAACTCCAGCTGTGCCAGGCCGGTATCTAGGCCTGTCAGATAGAAGTTCATGGCACTTTCGTCAGGAAAGAGGTGCACCAGCACATAGGCATAGCGTAATTCATTCACCAACTCCTTTAGGTTGAAAGTACCTGTCTCACTGCAAGAGAGGGGTAACTCACCATCATAGTGGTGTACCTTGAGGTTGTTGGGGTCTTCATCATAGGCAGGCTGATAGCGCACGAAAGCCGAGGTATCCGGCAGTTCATAGCGCACTCTGACCACACGTAACTCGGCCACCAGAGACTTGATATCCAGCTCGTCATTCATCATTTCGCTCCTCAAATGTCAGGGTGAATTCCGTGAAATGTCCGTCAACCTAACACAAAATTGATTAGAGCAGAAATTATTACAACAAAAACCATATTGACCTTGTGACGAATTAGGCGGAAAATTTTGCCCCTCTCCATAGCCCTCCAATGACGCACACCCCATGGAAAAACATGATGAAGTGCTGGTCGCCCTGCGCCAGATTATTCGTGCCATCGACATGCACTCCAGGCGCTTGATCAAAGAAGCCGGGCTCACCTCCCCGCAACTCTTGCTGCTCAAAGGGATCGACGAGTTGGGACAGATCTCCATGCGCCAGCTGGCCGATCACACCAACATGAGTCAGGCCACCGCCACCACCATCATGGACCGATTGGAGAGCCGTCAACTGGTGCAGCGCGTTCGCAGCAATACCGACAAGCGCAAGGTTCACGCGACACTGACTGACGCAGGCCGCGCCCTGCTGGCCCAGGCCCCGACCCCGCTGCAAGAGCGCTTCATCCAGCGTTTTCAAGCGCTGGAAGCGTGGGAGCAGACGCTGCTGCTCTCTTCCCTGCAACGCATTTCCTCCATGATGAATGCAGACGAAATCGACGCCGCCCCGGTGCTGAGCGTCAGACCCCTCACCGAAGAGCAGGCATAAGTTGCTGAACAATTTCAGGTATAAAAAAAGCTCCCGAACGGGAGCTTTTGTCTATCAGGGGCCAAAGAGGATTACTCTTCCAGGCTAATCCCGATATTGGAGACGCCATCCTGAGAGGCGAATGTTCTGATAGCCAGGATACGATCGCTGTCGCGTTCATGGGCAACCCGCTTGAGCAGTTCGACCTGGAACTCCAGCTCGGCTTCCATGTACTCGTGCTCGTAGAGCTCCTCTTCGGTCAGATCCCGCTCTTCCAGCAGCTCGATAAAACCGGCCACCGTACCGACTGAGGCGTGGCTGGCATCGTTGGCCTCTTCGCCAACCCGGCAGATCACCGAGTTGTAGGCGCAGCCCAGCGCAACGCAGGCATCCAGCGCGGGATAGGCGCCATAGGATTCAAACTTGCGGGGATCCGGAATGTGAGACTCGAACTCTTCGAGAATGGCCCCCAGATTGACCCGGGATCCCTTGACGGTGAGGTAGACCCACAGCTGATCCAGCGCATGCCGGAAGGCGCTTGCATTGCCAAAGCCGGAGGCCTGACTAAACAGGGCATAGTTGGGGTACATGCGCTCAGCCAGCGCCAGGGTGTAGACGGTCTGTTGCCAAGGCTGTAGCTCGGCCAGTCGCTTATAAAACTTGTCACCAAACACTGGAGTCGGATCCTTTGCAAAATGTGGGGCAGATTGTAGCCCACGAGGGGCGCGGCGAAAACGAAAAAGCGCCCTGGTCGGCTATGTTGCGAGATGAAGTCAGGTAAGATGGGACGAGAGCGGCATCTTGTTGCGCCGCAAATTCTGATAAGGAACAAGAGTATGAGCCAACGTACCCTTCTTTTGCTCAGCCAGGATAATGCTCACTACGAACGGATGCTCAAGGCCGCCAACCTCCCCCATCTGCGCATTCTGCGGGCCGATAATCCGGGCGATGCCGAAAAACTGATTGGCGAAGCCCATATTCTGATGGCCGAACCGGCCCGCGCCAAACCACTGCTGCCCAAAGCCAACAAGCTGAGCTGGTTCCAGTCCACCTATGCGGGAGTCGATGTGCTGCTCGACCCTGACAGTCGCCGCGACTATCAGCTCACCAATGTGCGCGGCATCTTCGGCCCACTGATGAGCGAGTATGTCTTTGGTCATCTGCTCAGCCTGATGCGCCAAATTCCCCTTTATCGGGAGCAGCAGAAACAGCGGCTGTGGCAGAGCCATCCCTATCAGGGCCTCAAGGGGCGCACCATGCTGATCCTGGGTACCGGTAGCATTGGCCAGCATATCGCCCACACCGGCAAACATTTTGGCATGAAGGTGCTGGGCATCAGCCGCAGCGGTCGGGAGCGGGCCGGGTTTGATCAGGTTTATCAGTTGCCTGCGCTCAACAAGATGCTGGCGCAGGCCGATGTCATCGTCAGCGTGCTACCGGCCACCCGCGATACCCGCCATCTGTTCAATGCCGCGCGCTTCGAACACTGCAAACCGGGCGCCATCCTGTTCAACGTCGGTCGCGGCAGCGCCGTCCACTCGGGTGACCTGCTCACCGCACTGCGTACCGGCAAGCTGGCGATGGCGGTGCTGGATGTGTTCGAGCAGGAGCCGCTACCCGCCGACAGTCCGCTGTGGGGACAACCCAACCTCATCGTCACCCCTCACAACAGCGCCTACAGCTTCCCAGAGGATGTGGCCCAGATCTTCGTGCGCAACTACATCCGCTTTATCGATGGCCAGCCGCTCGACGGCAAAATAGACTTCGACAAGGGTTACTGAGCCTCACTGCGCATGCAAAAGGCCCCGCCAATCTGGCGGGGCCTTTTCATTTCAGGCAGTGACGACAGGTATCAACCCGCGGCCAGCTCCTTGCGGTAGCTCTTCACCTTGGCAAGGAACTGACGACGCTCCTTGCCGCTGAGCGGTTCAGCCATCGGCAGCTTGGCGGTCATGGCATTGACCGGGCGGTTGTTGATCCGCAGTTCGTAGTGCAGGTGAGCACCGGTAGAACGACCGGTGTTGCCGGAAAGGCCGATCTTGTCGCCCATCTTCACCCGTTGGCCCGGCTTGACCAGCAGCTTGCTCAGGTGCAGATAGCGGCTCGCCAGGGTACGGCCATGTTTGATCACCACATAGGTCCCCGCCAGCGGGTGGCTGGTCGCCTTCTGGACAATACCATCGCCGGTCGCCAGCACTGGTGTACCCACCGGCAGCGCGAAGTCAGTCCCTTCGTGGGGACGGATCACACCGGTCACCGGGTGTTTGCGCGCTGGGTTGAAATTGGAACTGATCCGATAGCGGCTGTGGGTCGGGTAGCGGCGGAAACCGCGCTCCAGACTGTTGCCCTGACCATCGTAATAGTTGCCATCCTCAGCCAGCCAGGCTGACACATTCTCGCCCTGGCTAATCACTTCCACCCCCAGCAGTTGGCTGTTGCCGGTGCTCTTGCCTTCCACCGTCTCCTGGCGTACCAGCACTTTGAACTTGTCGCCCTTCTGCAGATCCTTGGCGAAATTCATTCGCCACTGGAACAGGTTGGCAATTTTCTGGATATGGTTGGCCGGAATACCCGCATTACGGGCACTGACATAGAAGCTGCCGTTGATCACCCCATTGTAACGCTGCGGTTGCCACTCGACCTTCTCATTGATCATGGAGGCGGTATAGGCATCTTCGCTGCGTGCCATCACCAGCGTCTGCTTGATATTCAGGCGGATTTTGAGTTGCTGCAGGATGTTGTCCGGATCGACCAGCAGCTCGATGGTCTGTCCCGGCTTGAGCTGCGCCAGATAGTTCTTGTTATCAGCGTCCAGCACCTTGTAGAGAGTGGTGGTGGAGAGGCCGAGATTGTTAAAAATGGCGGTCAGGTTTTCACCGTTGCGCACCTGGTAATCCTGCCACTGGGGCGTCGTGTCGTCCGGAATGTCGTCATCCGGCGCACTCTGATCAACCAGTTCGTGATCGGGGATTTCGTTAAAATCGGTGTTGTTTTCGTTGGTTGCCGTACCGGCGGTATCAATGGGCAACTCGAGACGCAGCGGCCGCTCAAGGATATCACCCGGAGCTGGCAATAATGCCACTGCTGACAGGGTCATGGCCGTCAGCACCAGCATGGCGTAAAAATGTTTGCGGGGAACCGGTGGTTCCCAATTGGCTGCCTGTAGAGCCAAGGGACGGAGACGTTTCATCCGCTATCCTGTCTTTATATCTGAAGAGTGTGAGTTGCGATGCGGTAGTACCAAATCCGCATAAAACTGTCTGTTTGACAAAAAACGATACAAATAGTTCATCGCAATCTGCATGAATTTCACATTTTATGCATAACCAGCTCGGATGGGCAGAAATGATCGTCTTTTTTAACCATTTTTTCCTATTTTTAAGAGCCAGCTCGCCATAGAGTCAGAATAAAAACAGCAAATGTTGCAATAAATTTTCCATGGAGTGGATATGTCGTTAGCAAAATTATTAATCAGAATAATTGTCGTCCTGTTCCTGATCGGTGCGGCGCTGCTGTTTGCACTGGAAGTCACGACAGTCCGCCAGTCCATCCTCGACCAGATGTCAGCCAACCTGGAAACCTCCATCACCGCGCTCGGGCTGGTGCTGCAAGGTACCCTGCTCAATGATGACAATGTGCTGGCCGAAACCATCATCAATGCCATGTTCGATGGCGGCTTCGTCAGCTCGGTCACCCTGATCGATCCCGATGGTCAGTTGCTGTTTCAGAAGGTCTTCCACTCGACCCAGCAAAATGTTCCCGGCTGGCTGCCCTCGGTTATCGGCATGCCGCCGGTCAAAATTGAGCAAGAGTTGACCGATGGCTGGCGCATGCTGGGCACCCTGACACTGGAGGGGCATAGCGGCTACGCCTACCAGCACCTGTGGAATGCCATCAGCCGCACCGCTCTGGCACTGCTGGCAGGCCTCGTTGTATTTACCCTGATCATCTCCCTGGTGTGCAAACGCCTGCTGCACCCCCTGGCGCAGATCAACCTGCAGCTGATCCGGATCCGCAAACACCAGTTCAACCGCACCCTGCCCATCCCCTGGTTGCAGGATCTCAAAGAGGTGGCGATCTCCATCAACCAACTGGTCTCCGAACGTAAACGGGATCTGCTGCAACAGCGACTCAAGGTCACCCAACTGGGAAAACAGCTTCCACTGACTCACCCGCAGCCGCTGCAAGGGTTAAGCCCGTTACCAGAAGGTGGGCAACTGCAAAAATTTGTCTCAACTCAAGGGGATATCGCGATCTATCAGCGCTTTTTACCCAACCAGCATCTCGGCGCCGACAGCGAGCTCGCGATCGTCCTGGCCGCCCTGCAACAGTGGCAGCACTCTCATATAGAGGGGATCTTGCTGCCCCTCTCCCTGCTCAATCATCCGCAATGGTCAGAGATCGCCCCCCTGCTGAGCCAGGGCCGAGGTACAACGCTGGATTGGCGCTGGGATGTGGCCACGTTCCCCTCCCATGGCCAGTCTACCTTGGCGGCACTACAGGAACAGGGGTGTGAGCTCGCCTTCAGCGCCATTCCCCTCAATGCGGATACCTTCAATCAACTTGACCCGCTCAATCCCATCTTTATCAGCTGCCAGCTGACCGATGAGCCGCTCTACTGGAATCTACTCTCCCAGACCATGCATGCCGCCGGTTATACCCTGCTGGCAGAATCTGGAGAGTGTCGCGACATCGACAAACTGCGGACCTGGGGTATCGATGGTTATGCCAAGGAGGCGCAATCATGAAAAAGCTCGCCATGCTGTTGCCTCTGTTTTGGCAACCCGGGTTAATGGCTGAAACCGTCACTATTGGCACTGGTGGTGAGCAGGGCATCTATCACCAGATAACCAGAGAGTTCTGCCGTCTGGCCCATGAGGTCGACGAGCAACTTGCGTGCAAACTGCAGGCCACATCGGGTTCAATAGAGAACCTGCAACGCGTGAGGCGCGGCGAAGTCTCCTATGCCATGGTGCAGTCAGACTGGCTCTATCAGGCCAGCAAGGGCTTGGGCCCCTTTGCCGAACAGCCACAACCTGAGCTGCGCGCGCTGTTTGCTAGCCATGCTGAGCCCTTCACCATAGTGATCCGTGCCGATGGCGATATCACGTCACTGGAACAGCTCAAACTCGCCCCCATCGACATGGGGTTGAAGAGCTCGGGTACCCGCCAGACGGCGCTGGCCCTGTTCAACATCTTGGGAGCGAAAGAGCAGGATCTCGACCTGAAGAGCGTGGCCAACCTGCCGGATGCGCTCTGTAGCAAGCAGATCGACGCATTTGCACTGGTGATGGGACACCCGAACCGGATCGTGCTCGACACCGCCAAACGTTGCGCGGTCAGTTTCCTCCCCATCGATGGGGCCACCCGAGATCAGCTACTCAAGGGGGTCAAATATTACCAACGCAGTCAGGTACCCGCCCGCATCTACCCCGGCAATCTGAAGGCGACACCCACCTTTGCCATTGCCGCCACCCTGGTTACCAATGCAGCTATGCCGGAAGAGTCTGTCTATCGCTTGACCAAGGCCATGCTGACCCAGCAGACCAAGTTCAATGAGCAGACTTATGGCTACGCCAATATGTTTCACCGGGCACGTAATAAAACCGGCCCGGTGCTGAGCATTGAACAGCATCCGGGCGCGGCGAAATATTTCGAGGAGTTGAAAGCGGCGGGCAAGCTATAGCTGACGACGGGGAGAGCGCAGTTGCTCGCTGGAAAAACGGGTCTTCATCGATGTCCACTGCGCCAGCCGGTCGGCGCTCCCCGCCAACGTTCCTTCCCGCCGTGACTTCATGATCCAGATGCTTTTGGCATCGAAGCTGTAAACGGGGATGAGATCGGTACGCTTGCTGCCGGGCAGGATCCGGCTGTTGATGTTATCGAGCACCAGCGGATCTGATTTGGGGGTCGGGAAGTAGAGCGTCACCATGTGAAACCGGTTGTAACGCACCGCCTTGACGTAGGCCAGCCGCAGCCTCTTCTCATCCACCCCCAACTCCATCAGGGTGTAGTACTTGGCGATGCTATAATCCTCGCAATCCCCACCCCGGGCACCGATGAACTCCAGCGGATTGGCCCAGTAATCCTCATCCCCCCACAACCAGGGGTCCTCGCTGTAGGTCAGATTGTTGAAGTAGGTGTTCACCAGCTCGATCTTCTGCTGGTCAGTTGTTCCCGCTCTGGGGGTGAGCAGACGAGAAAATGCCTCGGCCCGCTGGATGGCGCGGCCACCATACACGTCCTGCAGCTTGGCCCGCAGATCCGGGCTGGCAATGTACTCGGAAAGACGCGAAGCCTGCACGCTGGCGCAACATAGCGCCAAGGTGCAGGCCGGGATCAACAACCATTTCATACCAGACACTCCATGTCAGATGCTGGTGGTCAGTATAGTCCGCCCGAATGAGAGACTCAGCCGCTGATCAGCGACACTGGGCGAAGGCGTCTGCCAGTTGCTGCATGAATTGGGGATAACCATCCGGGCCGAGCGGCACCTGTTCACCCACCTCATCCAGCAACAGCACCTTGGCGCCGGTATTGCGTGCCACCGATTCGATCACCGCCGGTGAGAATTGCGGCTCGGCATAAATGCAGCTCGCCTGCTTCTCTTCCAGTGCCTTGCGTATATCCACCAGGGTCTTGGCGCCCGGGCGACGCTCAGGGCTCACGGTAAAGTGACCCTTTGAACTCATGCCGTAGTGGCGCTCCCAGTAGCCATACGCCTCGTGGAAGACAAAGTACCCCTTCTCATTCACCGCCTTCATCTGGCCAGCAATCACCTTGTCTTTGGCATCCACCTTGGCATCAAATACCGCGAGGTTGGCGTCATAACGAGCCTGATTGGCCGGATCCAGCTTGCCCAATTCACTTGCGATCGCCTTGGCAATCACTTTGGCCTGCGTCGGGCCAAGCCAGATATGGGGATCGACCCCTTCGTGATGATGTCCCTCATGCCCTTCATCATGGTCACCGTGCTCGTGAGCGGCATGATCGTGATCATCATGGTCATGGGAATCGTGACTATCCTGAGTCGCGTAGTTGAACAGCGGCATCCCCTCAACCTGAGTCAGGGCCAGAGCATGGGGATGATTGGCCAGCGGCTTGGCCATAAAACCTTCCAGCTCGGGGCCAACCCAGACCACCAGCCCAGCACTGTTGATGCTGCG
It encodes the following:
- a CDS encoding oxidative damage protection protein; this encodes MSRTVFCQRLKKEGQGLDFQLYPGELGKRIFDNISKEAWAEWQKKQVMLINEKKLNMMNLEHRQLLEKEMVSYLFDAGEVQIEGYTPPAQ
- the mutY gene encoding A/G-specific adenine glycosylase, with amino-acid sequence MNQSTFASRVLEWYELHGRKTLPWQQEKTPYRVWVSEIMLQQTQVATVIPYYQRFMARFPDVVALADAPVDEVLHHWTGLGYYARARNLHKAAQQIRDHHHGLFPERFDEVMALPGIGRSTAGAVLSLSLGQPHAILDGNVKRVLTRWLALPGWPGQKQVENELWEIAIRLTPKLGVAHYNQAMMDIGATICTRSKPACDRCPVRADCQGLSQGKPTVYPNSKPKKSIPARDGIMLLIRHGDELLLEKRPPQGIWGGLYCFPQVASLAEVDGLLASLGLSHHGYRELAGFRHTFSHFHLDIQPLLIDIDEAQPLRLMEADNRLWYNLRHPAEVGLAAATARLLAYPELQP
- a CDS encoding multifunctional CCA addition/repair protein, which translates into the protein MQTYLVGGAVRDRLLGLPQGDRDHLVVGATVEQMLALGFTQVGRDFPVFLHPKTQQEYALARTERKQGQGYTGFVCHAAPDVTLEQDLLRRDLTINAIAEDDQGQLHDPYGGIDDLQKRLLRHVSPAFAEDPLRILRVARFAARFHAQGFTIAPETLALMSEMTAAGELAHLTPERVWKELEKVLLGPTPQIFVEVLRQCGALKALFPEIDALFGVPAPAKWHPEIDTGIHTLMVLEQACRISPELTVRFAALCHDLGKGLTPKEFWPSHHGHGQKGLPLIRALCERFRVPNECRDLALLVSDLHTHIHIAFELKPATLLKVFDKADAWRRPERFAQLLDACRADFHGRTGFEERVYAEPDYVAEALAAAQAVPVKEIVAAGFKGEEIKAQLAKKRTDAISRVKDEWTFIEE
- a CDS encoding BCCT family transporter, producing MRASKGLLKGLNPTMAMTALTVITLFLLFGVFVPDTAAAWFVGAKDQIIAGFKWYYILVVALFLFFAVYLMFSRFGSIRLGDDDQVPEFGYFAWFSMLFSAGMGIGLVFWSIAEPMNHLQGNPFITEGMTPEAAQIAMRLTFFHWGLHPWAIYVIVGLSLAFFSYRRKLPLAIRSVLYPLLGDRIYGFWGHAADVLAVFGTVFGVATSLGLGVSQMNTGLNQMFGMAVSQSNQLWLIGGISLIATLSAVSGVGRGVKILSELNIWLSVFVLALFLVLGPTTYILNAYVQNIGDYLQNIVKLSFWTNTEANGTSAWQSSWTAFYWGWWIAWAPFVGMFIARISKGRTIREFVLGVLLVPSLLGIFWLTVFGGTAMNLELFGGGGVVAAVNQDVTLALYKTVELLHWDTFGWIAKAALTLLICTYFITSSDSGTLVITTLLSIGDQEPPVLHRAVWGLGQGLVAAILLVSGGLAALQAASIIAALPFSVIMLAMCYSLMLGLKQESQRQFEYRQNLKRHDGSSHMSLMERIGPA
- a CDS encoding MarR family transcriptional regulator translates to MEKHDEVLVALRQIIRAIDMHSRRLIKEAGLTSPQLLLLKGIDELGQISMRQLADHTNMSQATATTIMDRLESRQLVQRVRSNTDKRKVHATLTDAGRALLAQAPTPLQERFIQRFQALEAWEQTLLLSSLQRISSMMNADEIDAAPVLSVRPLTEEQA
- a CDS encoding YjaG family protein; its protein translation is MFGDKFYKRLAELQPWQQTVYTLALAERMYPNYALFSQASGFGNASAFRHALDQLWVYLTVKGSRVNLGAILEEFESHIPDPRKFESYGAYPALDACVALGCAYNSVICRVGEEANDASHASVGTVAGFIELLEERDLTEEELYEHEYMEAELEFQVELLKRVAHERDSDRILAIRTFASQDGVSNIGISLEE
- a CDS encoding D-2-hydroxyacid dehydrogenase, with amino-acid sequence MSQRTLLLLSQDNAHYERMLKAANLPHLRILRADNPGDAEKLIGEAHILMAEPARAKPLLPKANKLSWFQSTYAGVDVLLDPDSRRDYQLTNVRGIFGPLMSEYVFGHLLSLMRQIPLYREQQKQRLWQSHPYQGLKGRTMLILGTGSIGQHIAHTGKHFGMKVLGISRSGRERAGFDQVYQLPALNKMLAQADVIVSVLPATRDTRHLFNAARFEHCKPGAILFNVGRGSAVHSGDLLTALRTGKLAMAVLDVFEQEPLPADSPLWGQPNLIVTPHNSAYSFPEDVAQIFVRNYIRFIDGQPLDGKIDFDKGY
- the mepM gene encoding murein DD-endopeptidase MepM, whose protein sequence is MKRLRPLALQAANWEPPVPRKHFYAMLVLTAMTLSAVALLPAPGDILERPLRLELPIDTAGTATNENNTDFNEIPDHELVDQSAPDDDIPDDTTPQWQDYQVRNGENLTAIFNNLGLSTTTLYKVLDADNKNYLAQLKPGQTIELLVDPDNILQQLKIRLNIKQTLVMARSEDAYTASMINEKVEWQPQRYNGVINGSFYVSARNAGIPANHIQKIANLFQWRMNFAKDLQKGDKFKVLVRQETVEGKSTGNSQLLGVEVISQGENVSAWLAEDGNYYDGQGNSLERGFRRYPTHSRYRISSNFNPARKHPVTGVIRPHEGTDFALPVGTPVLATGDGIVQKATSHPLAGTYVVIKHGRTLASRYLHLSKLLVKPGQRVKMGDKIGLSGNTGRSTGAHLHYELRINNRPVNAMTAKLPMAEPLSGKERRQFLAKVKSYRKELAAG